The Solea senegalensis isolate Sse05_10M linkage group LG12, IFAPA_SoseM_1, whole genome shotgun sequence DNA segment AGCTTTTTGTGAACACCACCAACGCCACTGATCTCATTGGTAAAACCTTTAAGGTGGACATCACCGTATCAGACATGGGTTCCCCCAAACTGACTACCAAAGTGACTCTGGAGGTGATGTTCATCAATCTCAAGGACCACCTGAAGAACTCATCACCTGGCACCCGTGGACAACTAAGTTTCACCATGATGATGGCGATCTGCCTGGGTGCTACGTGTCTGCTGCTACTGCTCGCCATCGCTTTGGTGACGACATTCTGCCGCACGGAGAAGCGGGACAACCACGCCTACAACTGCAGACAGGCGGAATCCACCTACACCCGCCATCCCCGGCGCCCGCAGAAGAACATCAGAAAGTCTGACATCCAGCTGATTCCCGTCATCAGGGGACGGAAGGAGGAGCCTCTCGAGGATGACAGTGAAGCTCAGCCACTGGCCCCGCCTCCAGTGATTTCAGAGGAGAAACAAACCGAGAGACAGTACACCTTAATGCCATCGGGCATGAACACGAGCTTCCACTCTCAAGGCTACCCAGAAGAGGAAGCCGCTCAGCCGCTTACGCATCACTGCAGAACCCTTCGGAAACCCGGAAACATTGAACTGGATGGCTCTTTACCTCTGACCCCCGCCACATCGTACCGGACTCTTACTCGCAAGTCCAGGAACACCTCGTCGTCCTCCACAGTCTCACAATCTAGCATGTTAAAGCGCAAGACTCACCctgagggggaggaggcggAAACAGCATCGTCCGGATCCCAGGCCACTCTCAGGAGACCAAAGACCTTGGAAGGTCGAGGAGGACACGACGCAGAACATCGACAGATGCTTCGGAACCTGGTCCGATTGTCCATGGCTGCATTTGGAGACTCCATCGAGCTCTCCGCGGCTTCTCCAGAAGTGCAGGTGAGTTGTGCTTACTGTAATCTCTCAAGACTTTTCAaggtacttttatttatttttatttcaaggcTGTTGGTTTCATGAGGCTGATGAATTGTTATAGCTGTGGTATAATGTAATCGGCCTTTCTCAGGGGCCCCAGGAAATCCCCTGCTCTGGCTCTGCTGTAGCAACGCCCCTGCTGATTCCTTCACATAATGAGTTAACTTTTGCTTCTGAGCTgaaatcaattaattgattcaCATATTAGTTGAActtaaagtgatagtttgggttttttgaagTTTGGCTGCATGACACTATCTTGTTTGCTATCtctgaaaacatattttttggggggttttagATACctaagaaaagtaaaaaaatataaaaatgaacaaatcaaatatacaaCCTGCTTCACTGTACAATATCTTAATATATTTATGACTTGATCTCACATTTAGACAGAGTTTGTAacctgctcactctcccacaccaaaccccacagagaaaatcagtgattttagctcgtggggacacaggagctgctggtctactgctgcctcgtgtggtcactttgtgtcactgaagttaatgtaaacaaagaatttcaaacaatCACACACGTGAActcactgacggaggcagcagtggatcaacagctcctgtgtgctgtgatgttaaaatcactaattttctcaatggggtttggtgtgggagagtttacggtcaacaaacttcagtttcccgtTGAAAAACGCcatctaacagtgagataaagcagcacaCATGCGCTAAAGATATAACAGACTTCAGGTTGGACCTTTTCTTATGTGGTTAAATTCAGTTTCCGATTCTGTAGAGCAGAGTAACGAGCTTGTGGCGTCGTTACAAACCTAAATCGACTCCGCTGAAGCTGAGCGTTCATTAAAATTCATTAAATCAACACTCGAGGTTGTGCTCGGCGACGTGTATTGATGAAGGAAAACTCCTGCCTGATGATGTTTTAATGTCTCTTCTGTTTACATTCTCGTCTGTAGCCTGAACTTTAATGTCACTCCCGTTTAAACGTCATTTACCTTCAGTCGCAGGCGAACGTGTGATCACAATTTAACTTCATTCGAACATGTGCTTACACTTAGCGCCGCCGCGTAATTAAGCGGCGCCCTCCCGCAGGCTCTGAGATTAATGTGAAGTGAAGTCCATTAgtgaggagaacacacacacacacacacacggagagaggcTTCACTTACATCCGCAGCCTGATGACTTACTCAGACAGCctggagcgtgtgtgtgtgtgtgtgtgtgtgtgtgtgtgtgagtttattcAGGTGCTCATGTGTCACCGTCAGCAGAAACCTgacttcattatttaaaaaaaaaacccaacgaAATATCACGTATCACATTCATATTGAAaccaggaggaggatgacgaggtgagagagtgaggttgagggtgagggggtgagtgtgtgtgtaagctgcGCTGTCACTTACAAATGACCCCGAAAAAAATCACAGTCGAGCTGAGAGAAAAACCAGATGAGActaaaaacagcaacaggacGCTGAACCAGGACAGAGCCTGTCacttactctgtgtgtgtgtgtgtgtgtgtcctcacaaaggaAGGACGTTTTAATGCTTattctcaacaaaaaaaaacagagaatgtGTCCTACTCGCACTCATATAcagacaaatgtaaacatttctttcattaaacctttattttaatgttttaaacagAACGATGTTACAGCTTTTCAGCTTTGACTCcgaaaaaatgaagaaaacgaCATAAAATCACATCATTGTGAACATTTTTTACAACAAGATTGACATAAAGTGCAGTTGAAAGGTAAAACCCCCAGAGCCagagtttatttaaatttaaaaacacttttaaaaacacttttaatgaaACCAGATTCTTAGGTTTCACATGATTCTGTTGCTTGAGCAGGAAAGTTTATACTCTCCTACTTCTACTGCCATTTTATCTGATGTGAGGTCacttttttagacattttattgcagaaatgttacatcatCATATGTTGAAATGCATAAATCTTTACGTCATGTGATTTTATCGGCCAGAGCCGAAACAAATAGTAAACAACGCTCTCGAAatccataaaaacatgtttttttctgtttaatttCAGTCTCTTTTTATAAACGTCTctgttgtacattttatattttatttgcatatatttGTCGTTTCCTTGTCGTTAAACTGAAGCTCACGTCgaggcagaaatgacatactgtggcTTTAAGAtgaaacaggaagcagaatTCTCTCTGTTGTCTTCAGGTTATCAACTTTAGCTGCAAAGTACAGGCGATTCCAGGCCCCGCCCACtgcctttaatctcagaaatctgatttaaatgtcataatttCGATTTATTTCTTAAAGGCAGATTTCTATGATTTCaaagtcagaactctgagaAACAACGAAGAATTCGGACTTAAAATCTCAGATTTCTcacttaatctcagaattcttgaGTCTGTCTGATCTGCCTTTGAAAGGTAATGAATTAATACtgagaaatctgagattaaagtcgatAAAGTCAGATATCTGAggttaaagtcataattcttaGTTCTTTCACGGAATTCTGACttattaaagtcagaattctgtaaaagaagtcagaattctgaagtCACAGAAACTCgttaatgatttaaaacacgTTAAAGTAAGAGACTACGCCCTGCAGACCGAACAAAGAGCCAGACCAGGTCTGACCGACACCCTCACGTGAATCACattaaagagaggaagaggccCTTTTTTTACCcagcatcctcctcttctcctcctcctcagtcctgCAACACTGGCTTCACAAGTTTCTCTCTCCTCCCGAGagaaagcagaggaagaggcCTCCTGGataaacaccagtgtgtgtgtgtgtgtgtgtgtgcgtgtgtgtgtgtgtgaggtgaacacacacacacacacacacacacacacactggactggTCCATCCTGGAAGGAAACGAGGCAGAGAAGAATAGGCTTTTACGTCGAGGCCGTTtcctgcagaaaacacacaaaacacacacaaatgtcatgaCTATAACAAAGTCtgatatcaacacacacacacacacacgcctcactgtgtgtgtgtgtttcctccctggtgtgtgtgtgtgtatccgcTGTCAGCAGAAATCTATgagttgctcacacacacacacacacacacacacactgagagaaagtgtcactttttcttttacaacgACAACGTGAGCGTCTCCACAAGTTCAATTTTTCCTCATTAAGGATCAATAATTCCAGATTATCCTCCAGAATAATGAAAATCTACATTTACGACCTgatttctgttcttttcttttaaaaaaacagtcgGTTTTGAGCATCTTTTTAAAGAATATGAAGGTTCTGTGCTGAAGGTTCTTCTGTATGGACCACAGAAACCAAATGCTGCCTCTCCTCTAGACGTTCTAGAAGGATCTTAAAATATGAAGATGCAAGATCaataagagctttaaaaaacaataaaaaagagcTTAAAATGGATTTGGAAGCTGATGAGTAGAGACTTCAGGATTTTAGATCTTTATTGTCCCTCAAGGAGAACATtgacaaaacaatcacaacGATAAGTGGAATAAAAGTAATAAGATCTTCTGTTTAAGTGgatttattggacaaaggagATAAGAGATGATCTTTTTGTGACTTCTGGTCAACGAGATATTTTCTGACTGAGAAACTCGATAATATCTGGGGTTCTTTGAAATTTTCGGTGAAATCCAGAGTTAATTACGCGTAATAACTAAATCCCTGTAGATCAGTTTCACTCGTTCACCACTTGACCTGTTTCTGGTTCTTGAACCCTCCTTTATTTCAGTGTCTATGGtctaatgtgttttaaatgtgcttatATTAATTAAATGCAGCAAAGAAGACGACAGTGATTCCGCAGATAATTCACGTTTGTGTGAATGTGGCACGAAAGTTACTGTGTTCATATTAGACAAATCTGTTTACAGCATCAGTATAAtctgtcttttcttcatttattaacCTTCATTTCtatttgttgtatttacacatttatttttctttctttattttacattacaatatTTTTAACGTCTTCCTCCTGATTGACAACTcgaaaaaaactacaataattTCCCTgtgtttaaagggttaaacatttcaaaatatgaTTCATAGTTGATACGTATGTAATATCtctgggaaggtgacattttctgctgctaggaacaaattagtacgTTTTAAAAAGTTTCAATATTTCAGACTGAACTAGCTTTAAAggattgactcatttaaagtggaaaaaaatattaatatataatgtttttacagctgtttcaGAGAAGGTGACGttttctgccgctaggaacaaatgagtaagttttttaaagggaactcttaagggttaacgtcttcttcttcctctctgcagcagATCTCCCAGCTCCTCTCGCTCCTGCGTCAGGGTCAACTGCAGCCGAGGCCGAACTTCCGAGGGAACAAATACTCCCATCGAAACAGGTCagttgctcctcctcctcctctgaagtCGACTCAGCAGAACCACAACAAAGCCTCAGTCGTCCACTCTCCTCTGAAGTtctcacatgtgtttttttttcttctccttcttcagctTTCAtcttaaaacataattaaatttatttaaaaaaataaaaaactcatGATTGACGTTAAAGCCacacatgtttctgtgtttaaacaCTTTTGGGTTTGTAATAAAACCACAACGGCGATGTCGCCTAAATCGGTTTTATCATTAACTCAATTTTCTTTGGTCATGTGACTTTGGTTACCATAGAAACCAGGTTTTTTTACTTGGGGGTTTCTGGACTTTGATCCATGTCATTGCTCCTTTTAAGTTTCTCGAAACTTGAAAAGTGGTGCGAGGtttgaaaagagaaatgtttcacagaagaagaagaggacgaaGATCATGTCCAGACGTCGTTTTGTCTCCAGTCCGTCTCAGACTTTGAAGGACGACGATGCCGAGCTCAGACTCAATACTAGTAAGGAGGAAATTATCAAAAagtcagatgatgatgatgacgaagaggaggaggagaactgGACGGGTCTGAAGTTCTGGTCAGTGAACACAGAAGCTGAACCGTCCTTCAGACCAGACAAGGTTCTGGAGGCGACGGTCAATGCAGATGACTGGTACCAGGAGGTGGAGCGAGTCCTGCCTCAGCTCCAAGTCAGCGTCAGGAAGCAAAACAAGGACTGGAGGATCCACATGGACCGGATGCACCAGTATAGAGACAAAATCAAGTCCTCGTTCAAAGACTTCAGGAGCGGCCTGAACAAACTGGTGGAGAACATCGATAAGACTCAGGAGAAggtgagcagcagagagaagtaCATCAACAACCAGCTGGAGCAGCAGATCCACGAGTTCCACCGCACGCACGTCAAACTCAGCGAGGTCCGGGAGCAGTTCCGGCAGGTCAGCGCACGGGTGGAGGAGAAGACCCGGGTCCTGGCTGAGATGAACGACAAGATGGGCAATGCCAAGCAGGAGATGGAGGTGAAGGTCAGCAGCATGTCTGACGGAGCGCCGGTGGAGAACATCAAGCAGAGTCTGAAGAAGCTAAAGCAGGAGATCGTCGACATGGACGTGAGGATCGGGGTAATTCAGCAAACGCTGCTGCAAGTTAGAGTCAAAGAGAAGTTCAACAGGACGCCGGACATGTTCTCCACCGACATCCCAGAACCTTCACCAACATCAACCGATCAACTATGACACAATggaaataaaacttaaaaagtcCCTCCCTCCACTTATtgtctccatcttgtcctctctcttgtgtcctttgttacaccaactgtcttCATATCTTCTTGTGTAGAATATGTGCTCACTATTTTGCAGTCAGTCTTTTGTGGCTATagataacagctcattattCTTCAGGCAGTGTCTTGGTGGATGTATAAAcagttcattatttggcagtcagttttgtttgtgaatgtttaGAACAGTTCACTATTTGGTAGCCAATCTGTTGCTGGATACAACGAGAATAGTTCATTATTTGGCATTCAGTCTGGTGGTATagagaatagctcattatttggcagtttgtgaatgttttaacagctcattatttggcagtcagtctgttggtatAGAGAAATggtcattatttggcagtcagccCATTGGCACatatatagaatagctcattatatGGCTGCCAATCTGATGCTagatataaagaaaataattcattatttggcagtcagtcttgGTATAGAGAATatctcattatttggcagtttgtgaatgtttagaacagctcattatttggcagtcaatcAGTTGCTGGATTTATataacagctcactatttggcagtcggTTTGTTTGCGATTACAACAGCTTATGTATTGGCAGTCAGTCTGGGGTGATATAtaaatagctcattatttggcagtcagtctcttCTTTTGGTTTTTCTCTTCTGTTCATTCTGTCCTCTCATCTGTCTTTTCTGGCAAAGCTCAGATGTAGAAGAAGAGGCACAGAAAATTAGAAGGCAGTGATGCTTGTTTTGCAGGGTTAGCTGCCTGAAAACAAGAATGAAAAATAATTCTTATCTGCCTTTGATCTATCGTAGATTAGAAGACAAAGGCGATGTCCTGAAGTCAAGAAAAGTTCATTTACACTGCATTTTCTGCAGCAAATGTAAATAATCTGTGAAGTTCAGCACAAGAATGGAGTCACAACAGCAAGACGAGCTGTTTCAACGACTGCTGCTGCAGACGGTGGGAAAAACGCTGACTGTAAATCCAGACGCCAAACTCATCCGCCCACAACCTGGCATGTGTGTGAAGACCGTCTCTGAGCCAGACAGACACAAGGTTTTTGTCAACATCTGTCAGTCAAACTCAATCCAATCACCTCCACAACTCTCCAAAGAGAAGCTCGTGGAGCTGCTCCAGTCAGAGAACATCAGCAGCTACAGAGTTCCCATGAGTCTCGGCGAGCCTCACACAGAGGTAGACAACAGGTCTCAGGGTTGCACGGCCTACGACGTGGTCGTCAACCAGGGGTTCTTCCAGAGCCACTCCTCCAGGAGTTtgttgttctggtgtcatttcAGGGTCTGGAGAACAAATACAACGTAGAGCTGTGCAGAAAGTGGAAGCTCCTGAAGAACCGGAAGGTTTTCGGATCTGTGAGTGAGCAGAACATCTGCACTAAGAGCAAGCCGGTGATACAAGAGCTGCAGCCTCAAGAGAGCTCCACAGCTATGGCCAAAACACCGGACTTCTCTTTGCTTGTGGAGCCTCCTGCTGGCGACCCAGAGTACCTTGTTGCTGAAATAAAGCTTCCTGGAGTTCTATCGTCTCGCTCTCTGGTCCTAGATGTTGGAGAAGACCGGCTGGTGTTGACAGCGCGGCCGTTGCTCTTCCATCTCGACGTCTTCCACCTTTTCCTCGTCGATCAGGAGAACAGCGTGGCTCAGTTCAACAAGAGCACAGAGATCCTCACAGTCGCGATGCCCGTGGTGTCTTCACGATGTTAAGGAGgttcttcttctgttcttctTTCAGCTTTGACCTCCACAACATCCATTAACCTTCTTCTCTGtagtctt contains these protein-coding regions:
- the LOC122778641 gene encoding intraflagellar transport protein 57 homolog, producing MSRRRFVSSPSQTLKDDDAELRLNTSKEEIIKKSDDDDDEEEEENWTGLKFWSVNTEAEPSFRPDKVLEATVNADDWYQEVERVLPQLQVSVRKQNKDWRIHMDRMHQYRDKIKSSFKDFRSGLNKLVENIDKTQEKVSSREKYINNQLEQQIHEFHRTHVKLSEVREQFRQVSARVEEKTRVLAEMNDKMGNAKQEMEVKVSSMSDGAPVENIKQSLKKLKQEIVDMDVRIGVIQQTLLQVRVKEKFNRTPDMFSTDIPEPSPTSTDQL